Below is a window of Prosthecochloris sp. GSB1 DNA.
ATTAGAGGCATGGGAAGAAGCGAACGACCAGGAGCGGCTCTGACTGACAAGCAGCCGGCAATCCTCGAGAATGAAGCAGGGGCGGGTTCTCTGAAACAGCGGCTTGAACACACCAGAGGTTATCCAGTCGGCGAGCCCGACGGCGAGCAGCGAGAGCAAGAGTATCGCAACGCCGCGCCATCCCCTGCGGACTACCATGAACAACGCGGCGAGAACGAAGATGTGCCCCGACAACCGGGGCTTGGTCAGAAAAACCATCAGGTCGTCGGCCGCCGGATGAACCCAGTACAGATTCACGATTTGGAACAGCCAGGTATCCGCCTGCTGCAAGAGTTCCATGACGCAGCCTCAGCGTTTTTTCGTCCCCTTCTTCCTCTTCGGAGCCTTCGACGGCGCCGGCCCTGATACAGAGATGTTCGGCAGGTCGTCGGAAGAGGTCGTCTTGTTGATGTAGTAAGTCTGCGCGATGCTGAAAATATTGAACATCAGGTAGTACAGGCCGAGTCCTGCCGGCAGGTTGTTGAAGAACAGCAGCATCATGACCGGGAAGATATAGAGCATCGCCTTCATCTGGTCGTTGGTCTGCGCCGTCGGGGTGATCTTCTGCTGGAGATACACCGCGCCGCCCATCAGGATGGGAAACAGCGCGATGTGGTCGCCGTAGAGCGGTATGCTGAAGCCGAGATCGAGGATCGAATCGGGAAGGGAAAGGTCCTTCGCCCAGAGAAATCCCTCCTGACGAAGCTGGATCGACGAACGGAACACATAGAACATCGCGAAAAGGAGAGGCATCTGCAGCAAGACCGGCAGACAGCCTCCCAGCGGATTGACCCCGGCTTCCTTGTATATTCTGCCGAGCTCGCTCTGCAGTTTCGCCGGGTTGTCCTTGTATTTTTCCTGCAGCTCCTTCATCACCGG
It encodes the following:
- a CDS encoding phosphatase PAP2 family protein encodes the protein MELLQQADTWLFQIVNLYWVHPAADDLMVFLTKPRLSGHIFVLAALFMVVRRGWRGVAILLLSLLAVGLADWITSGVFKPLFQRTRPCFILEDCRLLVSQSRSWSFASSHASNSAAVASMIWIFFGRGLLVEKTFTGVMIVYAFLVAWSRMYVGVHYPSDILAGALVGVCCAAFVYTVFAWVVKNYGNQNGFRL